In Setaria italica strain Yugu1 chromosome IX, Setaria_italica_v2.0, whole genome shotgun sequence, the genomic stretch AGGAAACCCCGATCACAAAGTCCAATCACCCAGCCACCACCTTAGATCGAAACGTGGGGATTCGGCAGGGGCACCAACGAGATCCCCCACACCCAGCAGAAAAGAAGACTCTAAATACCTAAACCCGGAACAGCGCAATCGAAGGGACGAGCAGGGGCAGGCGTTCTTACGTCTTTGAACTGGATGAGGCCGAGGTCGCCAAGGTAGGAGACGGTGAGGTGCGCGGACTCGGCGGGTATGATGACCTGCACCAGCTGCATCGCCTCCGACCGCATCAGATCCATCGGCGGGCAGcacccgcccccgccaccgcgcgccatggccggcgtCCGCGCGTGCCCCGCCGGGTCAGCAGCCGGCCCGCTGCGCCTCCGTCAGATCCCTGGAGATCCGACGAGGGGTTTCGGATCGGGCTCGCGCGGGCGGAGCGGATCTCctccggcgggcgcggcggtggtCTGATCGGTTCCTCGCGTCGTGAGGAGGTGGAAGGCGATGGGGGAGGAGGTAGAGACAGCGGGGGGGTCGTGGACCATGTGGTATTATGCGGAGACGTGGCGGGACCGAGCACCGATCGGGAGTCTGACCGCTGGGCCCCAGGTGCCAGAGTTCGGATCTGGGGACGGGGGTCTCTGGGATTTTGTTTGCCCCGGCCCGAAGAGAAGAGTGTGGATTTCGCGGGGGAGATTGTTAGGCTGGCTGACTTGTGGGGTCGGATGCAATCGTAGCTGTGGAGGAGAGAAAAGAGTTCTCGCGGGGGGTTGGTTTACGTGTCGAAACTTGACAGGTACGTATCGTGTTGGCCCGGTCGGCATTAATTGAGGAGGGAAGGCGAGGCGAGATGGGCCATAAATTCTGGAGCCTTCTTACCTGGGCTAATATGCGGCCCATATAGAGGAGCGCCAGATGCGGCCCAATTTCAGCTGCAAACCACAACACAATCCTGGGCTTTTGCTTCGTATATAACTGGAAAAATAAACCCAAGGCCCCTGGAATGCAGAAATTTTCACAAGAGTTTTGCAAAAAATTCAGTTCAAAAGAGGAACAGCTTTCTTAATTTTCACGGATAATTGGAATCTGCAtcttttaaaataaataaatgaaatgGCGCTGCAATTTCCTGCAGCTAAGTTGCAGTGGGGACAGCGTGGAGAGCATTAATATAATTTGTTAAATCTTGAAAAAATTCTGGTCGATTGGTCCCAATTCTCATCATGATCGAGCAGCTGCTCAGCGACAGCGTCGGTGTTGGGGAGGAGAAACTACAGCCGGTGCCGTGGAGCAGATTTAGATTTTCCCTCGATGATCGATCTAGTTTAGCGCCGGAATTTGAGAGGCTGCGGAACTTCGAGAACGGATAATACCCATATCCGAAAAGACCAAGCCTGGCCACGAACGCCTGCTCTCCCGATCTCCTCTTCATCTTTCTCTTATCCGCAGGTACGGGCCAAAACCAAATCAGCGACCATTTTCACAGCAGATCGCGTGGACAAGGCTCGCGTCAGTGCGACAAAAGAGAAGCTGAACTACTGCTCCCCCTGCTAATCCTGCAATTAACGGCGTGTATGCTGCTTAATCCAGTCGGCAATCATGGTCGCCATTTCCCTTTTCTAGCTGAAGGATGAGTAGCCTCTTATCTTTCTCCACACGTGGAGATTTTAACCACGGATTAGCAACCTTAATCACACTGTGTGTAATGGATTTCTGAAGGTAATTAACTCTCCATCTGCAGCAGCAACCACGCACATTTACGGTTGACAGTGCAGAGAGACAGAACTATATATGAAGGTGCCGAGATTACTTTTTAGCTAGGCTCCAAGCAGCCGAAAATGACGACTGCTTTCAGATATGCAAGGTCTCCGTCTACTGCACGATTTTTTCAGCCCTATGGGGCCAACAACCCCTGCTCATAAGAAAGTGGAGCTTGCCATTTTGCTCAGGCTTTGGCAGCGGCAGCTGGGAGAGCCTGGGACTGGCcggccgggaggaggcggggtcATCGCTAGCTCCTGCTTCCGATCTCCATGCTGAAGAGCGTCTGGGTGGCGCGCGCGGTTGCTGTGCTGAAGGAGCTGAGAGGAGCTCACTACTCCTGTAAGAAAGCTTGATATAAGCCGACAGTAGCCACCTCAAGTTCAGGCACAAAGGTTAGTCTGATTTGCCTTCAGGTTGAAGTTCAAGCTCGATTTTGCTGCTGCAAAGCATTATGGATCATGTGTGTTTCTTTTCTGAGATCTATCCGTCATTTGCTTTGCACAagattattttctttttttaagttTTCTGCACAAATATGACAAACTTATGCAGGCGCGCGCCTGCataaataatttattttcttgccTCTCTTTCCTAAGTGGAGATTTGGTTTTCTCCTTGTTTCAAAAACAAAATCGTTTCTGTTTCTATTTGGTCAGTATAGcattagttcattttttttctttgttcattGCTTTGTCATTTATTACTATTGCTCTTGAATGCTCCTCATGGACAATGCATGGAGTTTTTGCCTTCTGAAAGGGAACATGAGTTCTTGTCCCAACTCGATCCAAATCACTGAACATCACATGTGATCTACAATCGAGATCGGTTCTTTTTCACCCCCTTTGGTTTAAAACTATGGTAATTTGAGAACGCTCATCGGCACATATAGCATTCTACATATATCAACAAAAAAGAATTAAGGACTAGCAACTATTTCACAAGAAAACCTTCTATAGCCCCCAAAATTGTGCAAATATTATAGGGCAATATATGCATATATTCGATGTGATTTAGTCGAGAGATCGACAAGTGGGAGCTACCTTCTTCGATCTGTTTGCTTAAATAAATTTTGTCAGATCAGTTCGTATGTTTAGTTTCACAATAGATACGGAAAAGCCTCTCCCAAGAACAATATATGCAGCATGCATGCGTGATATAATTAGCACGTATAGATAAGTAGGTCCCCCATGTCTGCACTCCACCACCTATAGCGCGTCTCCCCTCCTCATCTCCTGATCCGTTTGCACTTGCTGATGAGACCTACCACCAGAATTCGGATACTGCTTCGTTCGCATCCGGTAACTCTCAAACCATGCTACACGCTACAGATATGGTACTGGATGAAAATGCTTTCTCCTCGATCTATCAACAACACTAATTACTGATCGGCCCGTTTCGCTTCAGGACAGAAATACGTCTGCACGTTGCATGAATTGTGAACTGCTAGCCATTTGCTGCATACTACGTGGAACACGTTCAGATCATTCATTTGCAGCGCTACGTAACCTAAATAATCTTCAACATCCATGCAGCTATCAGCTACAACGCCGAGCAGGCGAGAAGAAGCATCGGAACGGCCACAAGTAGCAACCAATTGAATCCATGGACAACCAGCCGCTGCCCTACTCCACTGGTCAGCCCCCGGCGACCGGCGGAGCCCCGGTGCCCGGCGTCCCTGGCGCGGCCGGGCCGCCACCGGtgccgcaccaccacctgctccagcagcagcaggcccaGCTGCAGGCGTTCTGGGGGTACCAGCGGCAGGAGGCGGAgcgcgcgtcggcgtcggaCTTCAAGAACCACCAGCTGCCGCTGGCCCGGATCAAGAAGATCATGAAGGCCGACGAGGACGTGCGCATGATCTCCGCGGAGGCTCCCGTCCTGTTCGCCAAGGCGTGCGAGCTCTTCATCCTCGAGCTCACCATCCGCTCCTGGCTGCACGCCGAGGAGAACAAGCGCCGCACCCTGCAGCGCAACGACGTCGCCGCAGCCATCGCGCGCACCGACGTCTTCGACTTCCTCGTCGACATCGTGCCGCGAGAGGAGGCCAAGGAGGAGCCCGGGAGCGCGCTCGGCTTCGCGGCGGCCGGGCCTGGCGCCGTCGGGGGAGgcgcggcgcccgccgccgggatGCCGTACTACTACCCGCCGATGGGGCAGCCGGCGCCGATGATGCCGGCCTGGCAAGTTCCGGCCTGGGACCCGGCCTGGCAGCAAGGGGCGGCGCCGGACGTCGATCAGAGCGCCAGCTACGGCGAGGAAGGGCAAGGGTTTGCCGCAGCAGGCCATGGCGGTGCCGCTAGCTTCCATCCTCCTGCACCTCCGAGCTCTGAGTGATCTGCTGCGCTCCTTCGTGCTGGTTTAGCTACATGTGCAGACGCGCTTGAAGTGAATGTCGATCGTTCAATGTGTCACGGTGTAAGTGCAAACATGGTAATGGAGCTACATACAGAACGAATAAGTGCGACGTGAGTAATTTGTACATGCACGTGATGTGCTGATCAATCAAAGATTAACATGCAGTTTAATTAATTACTAGCCAGCTGTTATTCTCACGGCTCTAGTAGTCTAGTGCTTGAGATCTCCAAACTTTTAAGTCGACTTCAGATGAGCCGTAAGAGTGGTAAACTTTAGTTTCGGGATTTGAGATGACTTTCCATGGATGCCTGACCCTGACCTAGAAAAGGCCTTGCGAGCAGCAAGCTAGGGAGAACGATGCAGGGAGCGGTATGGTGAGGCGACGGGAATTGCCTGTCGCGGGTCGTAGGACAATCGGATGGGCCCGTGGGACTGTGGGAGGGCGTAACAACATCTTGACCGACTTGGCGAAAGAACGATGGGAAGCGGAAGAGAGACATATAGCATCGTAGCATGGCATCGACGGCCGCGGCTACCATGATCTATATGAGCTGAGACATCAGAAATGGGTGCTGCCATGATGGGCCAATCGAATACTCCGTGGTTGGCAGGGGCTCCCTGTGCGGGGCTCCATTTTGTTGCTGGGCCAGGTTCAGATTCAGTTAGCAGCGCGTCATGCGTCCCCTCCTCCAGACCCTGAATCACAACGGACATCCGGCAGTGTGTGGCCAACGGGCGACGTACGGACATCGAACGTGGAACTCGAAAGCAACGCGGAGAGGTCACGGGCACGGGCGGAGAGGTCACAACTTTAAGGGTTGGCCGAACAACGATAAGTTTGCCATCGGTGGACTTGAAGGGTTGCTGCttccatctttttctttcccAAATCAAGATCACAACCTTCAAGATTGTACGTAACGATGACGCATGTCCAATAACTTTTACTGTGACTTCGTCCAAGATAGCTAGCCTAAACTGATAGTGTATACTCGATctgttctaaattataggttgttttggattttctagatcCATACCTTTttgctgacataatatatatctaagtgtatatatagtaaaatctatgaatctaaaaaagttaaagcaacatataatttgggacggagggagtatttgcgTATACGTCTACACATGCTAAGAATCTCCAGGTAATATCTGCTAGGAATCAGAAAATCGGAGTGTATGCGTCCTGCGTAATGAAGTCACCATGCACGTACGATGCAGCGCCGAAAATGTCTACAAAGGCACGTTCCGTTCTTGGAAGTTTACACCGAATCCATGTCAACAGGATGGTTAGGTACAGTACTAATAGTAATTAAAACACGcgagaaaaatgataaaaagaaaCTCGCAATAGCATTGACAACTGGGGGATCGATCTCGCAGCCGCGGTGATGGTTGCATGTCTATAAATACTTGCTATGTTCGATCCTTTTGAAGGCACACACTACGCAGTCAAGAAACAATCCACAGCCTAGCTAGCCGCATAGCAAAATGGCCTTCAAATCCATAGCGTTCCCCACGCTCCTGCTCCTCGCTACTGCGCTCATGCTCGCGGCTTCCGCCCACGCCCAGGCACCGGCCTCGACACCGACTCCGGCACCGGCGCCATCCCAATCTCTGTGCCCTAATGTCTTGAGCGACATTCAGGCCTTCGAAACGGCAGCTAGGGCGCTCGTGGACAAGATCGAGATGATTTTTATTCCTAATATCATGGTGAAGCTCGATACCACCCTCGCGAGGATAGGTCTCCTGCACCCAGGTGTGAAATTTTGTGTGTGCACCAATAATCCTAGCTCCCTCATTCCCGGCTCGGGGCCCAAACTCAGATGCGTTGGGGCCGGTATCACTGTCTAAGCATGCATGCTGGCGCGCGCAACTTCAAATTAAATGGGCGCGTTGCCTGGTTGTTTACGTATACTACTACTTACATCAATAAGGTGCCTTATAAGGTGACCGATGCAGATGAGTCTGCACATGTTTGTGTTGTTGTGCGTCCGGAGTTGAGATCTGTTTAACTTAATTGGTCATCATGTGTTGTTGTGCTTCTTGTACGTTGTCTGCTCAAATGCCATATGTACTGGAAGCATGTTGTATTACTTGATCAAGGATATTTGTTCATTCTGCTTAATATAATAATGATCGGTTACAGTATCACAACTTGTTGCAGTGGCCATTGTCAGAACGCCCCATATCACGCACAGTCAATCTTTTAACGCGAATTGCACATGCATATAATCTATCAATACTTCTAAAGAATCTATCAAACGCGTTCCCGTCCTGGCGGTGGCGGAAGCAAAGTTGTGATGTGATGTGACTGAGGACACCACTGGTTATTGATCCTATATAATGGCATAAATAACTCGCAATTCTAATAATGTAAAGCAAttaataaatctaaacaaaaagGAAATTCTAAGGAACATATCTATttacaaaataaattaaaagAAATAAGATGTTTGTTTTTTTGGATCTCCCCCTTCGATCAACACATATAATATAAGCTCCTTTACATTGTGCTGATCGAGTTGGTGCTAGACTGCTACTGCTAGTCGTGAGCATTCTTCATCGAGTGGTTGTGCCATCACTGCATCACAAATTCATAATCGGCGTAGTTCAACCCGAGAAGAACAAAATGTGCCATCATTGGTGCACCAATTAAAGCCATACTTGGCCAGTGTTTTGATTATTCACTCTGAGAGTGCTCCATAATAATTAAAGTTTTCTAAGCAATCAGCTTGGTACCAaactgtaggtcgttttaacttttttttagttcatacatattattatgcatctagatatagtgtatgtctaggtgtataataatatctatgaaactagaaaagtcaaaatgacctacaatttaggagTATAACAAGCTCCATTCACCTTTCTAGTTACTGTTCTCTGTAAACGTGAGCACCAAAATCGGTTATGTAATCTCAAAACATATAGAAAATTAGAAATATGCCTAATAGAGATTACAGTGGatagttacaacttacaagcctACAACTTTTCTTTTGATGTCTCAtcttattttttcctttatGAACGTGTTtgcttaaaaaaaatacatgaagGTCTCTGCACCTTTCACCTTTTCAAAAATGGAGAGCAACTTTCAAGCACGCCCGGAAGGATAATGCACGCCTAACTTCCTAACTAGCTAGCTACTAAAAGTCTAAAACCGGCATGCACGTATTGACGTATATGTATGTCAAAGTACAGGGTATTTGCCCTTAAAAAGCACGTTCTTCTTATTCAGATACTCTTGAAGGCACACGCGATCGAAAACACATCCACACCTGCCTAGCAAATTAGCAATGCTGCTGATGCTTGAGGCTTCTGCTCAGGCCCAGTAGGCGTCGGAGAACCATCGGCTCTGATAGTCTCGAGGGGCCCTAGCAAAGGAGACTAAAAATCTTTGCAGGAAGTGTCTTTTTGACTCAGTCACCGTGTAAGCATGCAAGCAACGCACACGCATATGCGTGTTGCTTGGCTGCATTTTTATGTGACACGGCATATCAGCCGATGATGGTCAAGGATGCTGGAGTTCGGCCGGAGAGCTAGGCTGTACTCACTCGCTATAGTTGGCTGGGCTGTTTGGCTTCTGTCATATGTGTGGGCTCACTCCAGTTTgtaatagattttagttagtaattagtctataatgttttcatccacatttataattcTTAACTTTTCACCTTCGTAAGtatttgtttgaatttgttcaaaagttatgtatctagaaaatccaaaatgaataataatttgggacggagggagtataattttAACAcaaaaatctatattctcacCACTTTcactatatctttataaatagtAGCACACATGATGTTTATATACCTTAATTGTTATATCATATActaatagtgtaagaaatagatggtttagaatcatatattggtgtatatttttaattaaggtgatttggattcaaatgtagttacctcatgttatttttaataatggcatatgcgggtaatatagatgcaaatttcaGAGGTTACTTTAGgtaattttttaagtattagtggtggaaaatttagttgcaaatttagggattattttaaatattatttataatggcataagtgggtaattttgatgaagattagggagttactttagtttattttatataatgtcagaggtgggtaatttagatataaatttaaggGTTAGTTTaggttattttcataatggtatatgTGGGTAGTTTTTTtcaaaacataatagatccaatggttgTGATGATTCGAGTTTAAGATTGAGggtcagatgttttgcttttttggagaatttctagtatttctctctttttctaaagtgtccatttaggatcctaggtggcttcgcCAAGAGACTTCAAAAAGAACAATAATAGTAAGATGGTCAATCTACATCCTTCCGAAATAAACCCTTATCTATATCCTTTTTCGAAATAATCCACGAGAACATTCCTCTCAATCGATCGGCATAAACATATACACACACCTGCAGAGTACCGTTAAGCAGATCCTTAACGATCCTCTCAGTTACCATGCAATCTTTAAGCTATAAGTTGCTATCGTTAGGTGGCTGCTCCCCAATGATTTCAAATAAATATATTCAGGCTAAAGTATCACTATCCGTTCTAAAAGATAACAAAGCGATTGAAGTGGGACATGATCTGAGATATACCATCGCATAAGGCTGATTTGAGGTCCTATCTCACAAGGCTGATTGCATCCATGAGTAGCAGTAAAGTGTCCTACACCTAGCCATAAGATGTGGGTCTTATCTGCACCAAAGGGAAAGTTTAAGCGGCGACTTTGTCTTTGCAAAAAGGAAACTGAACGTGTGTCTTTTAGGATCTCCCTTCAGTCACAATCATCAGCCCATCATCTTTAACTGGTTGCCTGTGGCATGGGCCAGATCTACTCTGCTGCCTCAGccaaattgtaaaaaaacaaagatCATCAGCCCATCATTGAAACAGCCAGTGGAGTTGGTTCAGTTTCGATTTAATAGtctgaaaaaaaacaaagcGATGACGCATGACAATAGATTTTGACATCGTAAAAAACATGCACGATCTGTGGACAGTTGGTTTTACGGCTGATCTGATAGTGAGACAAGTTGCGAAATTCAGAGCCTGCTTCAATGTGGGGTGGGAACCGAATTCTTTATAACTTAATTGAAGCGGAAATCCTGCACCCATGTTGATTTAGGAAGCGGAAATCCTGCCTTGGTTCTAAGTTCTAACCTGCATCACGAAATTAATCGAGGCGCTACTCTAAGTTGTTTAGAAAGGTTCAGGTTCATCAGAATCATATCCACAGCTTGTATCTGCTCAGTCTGTGTTTTGGTGCGTTAGGCTATGCTTTGGTGGGTAAGAATGAAGAGGCTAAATTGAACTGCAACTGATGGTAAGAAGAGCCTAAATTGAACTGAAACTGATGGTGGAGTATGCTATCTTCGCCGATTTGGTCAAAGATTGGAATACGTAACGGGTCCCATACATGATAACATAGATAACCTCGCACAAATTGTATACTAGTTTAACACAAAGATTGTTTGTGTTTGGATTGAAAAGGATGCAGTGGTGGAGTTCTCATCGGCCTGATTGTATACTCTGCTCTTCTGATTGTCAGGTTTCAGTATCCCCCTGAAGACCTCAACATAGCTTGACAGTAGGGAATTGTATATCTGCATTATTCTGCAAATTAAAGCTGGTACAAGATCGTCGTTGCTTGTTTGCATGATGGAGATATAATAATGGCAATTATGATAGTAGAGATGCGCTAGTTAGGTTCGGTTGCTGTGACATAAGAACAGACCAGGCATCTAAATGCTGATGAAACACGTCGATTGCGATGCTTTCTATGACGTTAGTGACTGGTCACTAAACCACCTGTCCCCTCACCTACCATGGAATTATGATCCCAAAGACCCGTGTCAACAAGCAGATCGATGAGCGAGCATCTCAACGAGTCGAGACAGGGAAAAGAACAAGGAAAGCGAACAGAGAGATCTATCGACGAGCGAAAGAGCACAGATGAGTTCCTAGTTTTATGCTAATGCATTGCAGATGAAATGCCGTACGAACGAGTGTACAGTACTTGCAGGTCTCTTCATCAGGAATGTCACGGCCACACAGATTCTTGTATGGCGGCAACTTGTGAATTATACATGAGACAAAAGGGAAGACAGGAGTACGTGTACTATTGCGGTCATATATGATACATGTCACATGTGGGTATAGGAGAACATGGGTACCATATCCTGACAGATACACAGGCGCATACGCTCATCAATAACTAGAAGAAAGTTAAGCAGCCGAGGCTACCAGACGAAAAAGAGCCCCAAATAAAGTTAAGCTAGATTTAGCTTTGAAGGAATCAATCTACCCTCCACCCATGCATGGCAATCACGTGACACCAGCTTAAAGCTGAGACGTGCTCACGTGCACGCCCATCTGCACCAAATAATCCTTGGCTTTAGCTTCCAGACTAGAGCACCATGCGTGATGTACCTAGTAGAGCTGCATCATTGTAATGTAGAATACCACCACTGTGTTGACGACCTACACACATGGTgaaatctaaaaaaaaaagggtgcaGAGCTGCTACTAGCCAGCACTACTGCATTTTTTCGTGATTTCACTCACACATGAACACGTGTATATATAGAGTATCCCATGACAGTTTGGGAAACCAAATACCGGTACAAGCGTGGTACGTGCACGTATAATTAAGTTGCGTGCGTCGGGTCCGATCGGCGATTGGTGAGACGTGCACATGCATGCACAGGGAGCAGCTAGCAGCTAGGGCCATAGGCTCCGCCACCTTGCGATTTGGACGCAGGCCAGTGGTCAcgtccctccctccccggccgcggccgggccAAAGAAAGTTTTTACGTGCGACAGAGAAAGGAAAGGCCGGGACGCTCAGATCCGATCAGAGCGCACCCATGGGTCCAATGCCCCTCGCATCCACCAACCCCTGCGCCTCCGATCCCCGCTGCTCCATGCTATGGATCCTACGGCTGTCGTTGTGCGTTAACCACATCTGCCTCCCACCCTACCCACTTTAACTACTCTGCCACTTCAAGCCGTGAGCTGCCACACGGACCACAAGAAAATGCACCTCGATCAGTCGTGTCGTCGTCGTACGAGTTGAGGATGCTAGCTTCACGGTTTCTTGATCTCGGAGCTAGCGTACTCCTAAGTTATCAGAGAGGCATCAATAGTGTAGCCTTTTTATAGCTCTGTAACCCAAACGAAAAATCACAAGATGGCAATATGTGGTATCAAGTAGCATGATTGCGATGAAAGAAAGTTAGATATCATGATCATTCAGATCCCAACTAGAGACAGAGATGTAATGTTAGGGTCACATCCCAAAGATCCAGAAAATGATTCATAGACAATCATTAAAAATGGATGAAGAAACATGATTTTTACCATTAGGCATCATATGCACCAACTAGTTAAGCTACGCGCCCAGTAGGAGAGGATTGTGTTAGTTGGGTTTGTCATTGCCTCTTGTTGGCTCAGGTAAATCTAGTGCAACACCCATTTCAGTGAAAAGCTTAAATAATTATTGAAGAAAAATGTGGGTACCAAGCTTAAATCATTATTGAGGAGAAATGTGGGTACCATCTCTGTTCGTTTTTATTTGATCGCTGACGTCCAGCGGTATCAGAGTGTGATATTGatcactttttttttatagGTTCCAGGTCAACATGTTGATAGAAGTATACATATATAAAAGCATTTGTAAAGACAAATCTACTAAACACAAATATTACTATTTTAAGTCCCTATTTTTTGGGTAGCGCAGAAAACCATTCCACACCCTTGTTTAGAAAGTATTTAAATACAATTCTTATATACTAAATTTTGATAATACTAAACATATTAAAAACATAAGACATATTAAATAAATCATAAAGCACAAGTAAAAGAAGAACCAACTGGGTGTGGTAAAAAGCTTCCATGCTAGGAAGTTTGCAAAGCAATTTCCATGGCTGAGGCAGGCCTACAGTTGGATAAGGGAAGGAATGTGTATGCCACAGTATAAAATAAAGcgttgaataaaatatttttctcCTTGCCCAAGGTCACTAGAGAGGGACAGGTGCATTTATAGTTGGCAAAAGAAATGTTGTCGGGCACTCCCATGGTTGAAGGCAGTCGGGTTGGTTCGAGTTTGAGCTGACGGCGGACGTGCTCGCCTCTCCTCCGGCTCTCCCTCCGCATTCCATTCCACCGCATTACCGGTATTTTTAGCCGCGGCCAGGAGAGGGAGGTAGCGTGGAGAGGGGGGAAACCGGAGCTCCTGGCCGTTCCTCTCCCCTCACGGGCGGCCTCCGTCTGTTCCATCCAGCCACCGCCCCGCCCCGGTCGCCCCCCGTCCAGATCCCTCTCCTGCAAAACTTCTTTGCGGTATGCTCGGTTTCCTGTAGTTTCGCTTCGAAATGTGTCGGTGCGGTGATGGTGTTTTGATTCATGTTCTCTTTGGTGGATCTGGTCGTGCGCAGGAAGGCCGGAGAAGATGATGGGCGGGTTCCTCTCCAGGGTCCTTCTGTAAGCGCTCTCTTGCTCCGAATCTTAAATG encodes the following:
- the LOC101760005 gene encoding nuclear transcription factor Y subunit C-2, encoding MDNQPLPYSTGQPPATGGAPVPGVPGAAGPPPVPHHHLLQQQQAQLQAFWGYQRQEAERASASDFKNHQLPLARIKKIMKADEDVRMISAEAPVLFAKACELFILELTIRSWLHAEENKRRTLQRNDVAAAIARTDVFDFLVDIVPREEAKEEPGSALGFAAAGPGAVGGGAAPAAGMPYYYPPMGQPAPMMPAWQVPAWDPAWQQGAAPDVDQSASYGEEGQGFAAAGHGGAASFHPPAPPSSE